From one Planktothrix agardhii NIES-204 genomic stretch:
- the lpxD gene encoding UDP-3-O-[3-hydroxymyristoyl] glucosamine N-acyltransferase produces MKFSELVEKLNTGITAHSLIHDPTLNPDIQGVAAVDTATSGTLSYIEGLKFASFVSVSAASALILPLDESLQNQATAGGKAWISVANPRAFFAQAIALFYQPYQPQPQIHPSAIIDPDAQIGAEVYIGPHVVIQGGVTIGNQVCLHPNVVIYPGVKIGDRSILHANCTIHERAQIGCDCVIHSGAVIGAEGFGFVPTDAGWLKMEQSGITVLEDGVEVGCNSTIDRPAVGETRIGKATKLDNLVHIGHGCTIGQNCAFAALVGLAGGVTVGNGVLLAGQVGIANQVKVGDGVIVTAQSGVHNNISPGEVVSGSPALANKLYLKTAAIYRRLPELYRSLKALEQIIKSNR; encoded by the coding sequence ATGAAGTTTAGTGAACTGGTAGAAAAACTTAACACTGGAATTACCGCCCATAGTTTGATCCATGATCCCACCCTTAATCCTGATATTCAAGGAGTGGCGGCGGTAGATACAGCAACTTCTGGAACCCTGAGTTATATTGAGGGGTTAAAATTTGCGTCTTTTGTGTCGGTTTCTGCGGCGAGTGCGTTGATTTTGCCCCTAGATGAATCTTTACAAAATCAAGCCACAGCAGGGGGTAAGGCGTGGATTTCTGTGGCAAATCCTAGGGCTTTTTTCGCCCAGGCGATCGCTTTGTTTTATCAACCTTATCAGCCCCAACCCCAAATTCATCCTAGTGCGATTATTGATCCAGATGCCCAGATTGGAGCGGAGGTTTATATTGGCCCCCATGTTGTGATTCAAGGGGGAGTTACCATCGGAAATCAGGTTTGTTTACATCCAAATGTCGTAATTTATCCAGGGGTGAAAATTGGCGATCGCAGCATTTTACACGCCAATTGTACTATTCATGAACGCGCCCAAATCGGTTGTGATTGTGTAATTCACAGTGGGGCTGTAATTGGCGCTGAAGGTTTTGGTTTTGTGCCAACGGATGCGGGTTGGTTGAAAATGGAACAATCGGGAATTACGGTTTTAGAAGACGGGGTAGAAGTCGGATGTAATAGCACAATTGATCGTCCGGCGGTGGGAGAAACTCGCATCGGGAAAGCCACAAAATTAGACAATTTAGTTCATATTGGTCACGGTTGTACGATTGGACAAAATTGCGCCTTTGCCGCCCTAGTGGGATTAGCTGGGGGTGTCACCGTTGGTAACGGGGTGTTACTCGCGGGTCAAGTTGGCATTGCTAATCAAGTCAAAGTAGGGGATGGGGTAATTGTTACGGCTCAATCTGGGGTTCATAATAATATTTCACCCGGAGAGGTGGTTTCCGGTTCTCCGGCGCTCGCCAATAAACTCTATTTAAAGACTGCTGCTATTTATAGACGATTACCCGAACTCTACCGCTCTTTAAAAGCATTAGAACAAATCATTAAGTCTAACCGTTGA
- a CDS encoding transcriptional regulator, AbrB family, with protein MNKPAPTPLTGKALLQKVKELSHMPRRETAKLCGYYSTTKDSQVRVNLTDFYDAVLKARGIPLSPDGTKDGRGREATYMVSVHKNGQIVIGSTYTKEMGLKPGDEFDIKLGYKHIHLIQVENGKDAGGDEEE; from the coding sequence ATGAATAAACCTGCACCCACTCCCTTAACCGGAAAGGCTCTGCTTCAAAAAGTAAAAGAACTGTCTCATATGCCTCGGCGTGAAACAGCAAAGCTGTGCGGTTATTACAGCACGACAAAGGACAGCCAAGTTCGGGTCAATCTCACAGATTTTTATGACGCAGTGCTCAAAGCACGGGGTATTCCGCTCAGTCCCGATGGTACAAAAGATGGTCGGGGTCGGGAAGCAACTTATATGGTGAGCGTTCACAAAAACGGTCAAATTGTGATTGGCTCAACCTATACCAAAGAAATGGGACTTAAACCGGGGGATGAGTTTGATATCAAGCTCGGATACAAGCATATTCACCTGATTCAAGTCGAAAATGGTAAAGATGCTGGCGGTGACGAAGAAGAGTAA
- a CDS encoding abortive infection protein, protein MTFSWLVNAPTPIKIIIFFGVWMGLWMPIAVISAIALNWRPPAPLNETQKLGLLAPLYGIAPIVLWEISQVQGQSFWDYGLSWRSQFFQSTAIGFSLAVISLILLFGFQFVLGLSHWRPQESVQTDQQSSTLNADLHPRNKWIQLGKKASILLPILLIALWISSTEELIFRGFLQKQLQQDYSWFVAATIASLIFALSHLLWEVRNTLPQLPGLGLMGMVLAFACLCDQGSLGLAVGLHAGWIWGITSIDTLGGVTASGKVPEWLTGLGGKPLAGLLGIVMLLFVAGLLGIVYQEMG, encoded by the coding sequence ATGACGTTTTCATGGCTGGTAAATGCACCAACCCCGATTAAAATTATAATTTTTTTTGGGGTGTGGATGGGTCTATGGATGCCAATTGCTGTTATTAGTGCGATCGCTCTGAATTGGCGTCCTCCTGCACCCCTAAATGAAACCCAAAAATTGGGGTTACTGGCGCCTCTTTATGGAATTGCCCCGATAGTTTTGTGGGAAATTAGCCAAGTTCAGGGTCAATCCTTCTGGGATTATGGTTTAAGTTGGCGATCGCAGTTTTTTCAATCCACTGCCATTGGTTTCAGTCTAGCTGTTATCAGCCTGATCCTATTGTTTGGATTTCAATTTGTTCTGGGTTTGAGTCATTGGCGACCCCAGGAATCTGTGCAAACCGATCAACAGTCCTCAACCTTGAATGCCGATCTGCACCCTAGAAATAAGTGGATTCAGTTAGGAAAAAAAGCATCTATTTTACTGCCGATTTTGCTGATTGCTCTGTGGATTAGCAGTACAGAGGAGTTAATATTTCGAGGATTTTTACAAAAACAATTACAGCAAGATTATTCCTGGTTTGTGGCGGCGACCATCGCCAGCTTGATTTTTGCCCTCAGCCATCTGCTTTGGGAAGTCCGCAACACCTTACCGCAATTACCCGGACTGGGGTTAATGGGAATGGTGTTGGCTTTCGCTTGTTTGTGCGATCAAGGTTCTTTAGGTCTAGCCGTCGGCTTACACGCGGGTTGGATTTGGGGAATTACGAGTATTGATACCCTTGGGGGTGTTACGGCTTCTGGGAAGGTTCCAGAATGGTTAACAGGATTAGGAGGTAAACCCTTGGCTGGTTTGTTGGGAATTGTGATGTTGCTGTTTGTGGCTGGCCTATTGGGAATTGTTTATCAAGAAATGGGTTAA
- a CDS encoding radical SAM domain protein, producing MTTIKPSPSEFTPVYGPVSSWRYGKSLGIDPIGEISTCSFNCVYCQLGEIEIKTEQRRIYVPTERILQALTEFSPWDVDVITLSGSGEPTLAANLGEILIAIKILTHRRTLVLTNGTTLYDPQVREQLALADRVSIKLDGISTAQLQRVNRPVTEINLTELLSDIQEFSRIFPGELGLQTMLLSPWSLSERQEYLRWVKAIAPTEIQLNTPTRPKPLKHELAGRENHSPLENLPYQTIKLKSVSPSVLQNFAQEIQDQTGIPVRFASVPYLRI from the coding sequence ATGACAACTATAAAACCCTCCCCCTCAGAATTTACCCCGGTTTATGGCCCTGTATCTTCATGGCGATATGGGAAGTCATTGGGAATTGATCCGATTGGTGAGATTTCCACCTGTTCGTTTAACTGTGTTTATTGTCAACTGGGAGAAATTGAAATAAAAACCGAGCAACGCCGAATTTATGTTCCGACGGAGCGGATATTACAAGCATTAACAGAATTTTCCCCGTGGGATGTGGATGTGATTACTTTAAGTGGGAGTGGAGAACCAACTTTGGCGGCGAACTTAGGGGAAATTCTGATAGCAATTAAAATCTTAACTCATCGTCGCACATTAGTATTAACCAATGGTACAACTTTATATGATCCGCAAGTTCGAGAACAATTAGCTTTAGCCGATCGCGTATCTATCAAACTCGATGGAATTTCTACCGCCCAACTGCAAAGAGTTAATCGACCTGTAACGGAAATTAATCTCACCGAGTTGCTTAGTGATATTCAAGAATTTAGTCGAATTTTCCCTGGAGAATTGGGACTACAAACGATGCTTTTATCTCCTTGGTCATTGTCAGAGCGCCAAGAATATCTCCGTTGGGTAAAAGCGATCGCACCCACAGAAATTCAACTGAATACTCCCACCCGTCCCAAACCGTTAAAACATGAATTAGCTGGACGAGAAAATCACTCCCCACTAGAAAACCTACCCTATCAGACCATAAAATTAAAATCTGTTAGTCCGTCTGTTTTACAAAATTTTGCCCAAGAAATTCAAGATCAGACAGGTATTCCCGTCCGTTTTGCTTCGGTTCCATACCTTCGTATTTAA